The genome window GTAACAACATAAAGTTAAAACCAACTAAATGATGTATTTCTTGGGGTCCATATGGGATCAATGGGAAGCGTGAGATCAGGGGAGCTGATGCTTCAGGTGTGGGCGGCAGGGGGACGGGTTGGAGGTTAGTTGTGTTAGTGGTTTAGTTGTGTTAGTGGTCACGCAAGGTAGTGTTACATAAAGTAattcttaaaagttaaaacagAATTAAGGAGGCTGATGCGTGGACCCGAGACGAGGGCACCCCATGAAGTGAGGACTAAGAGTTAGCCAGTTACGTGCTCTGGGGTCCAAAGACTGAAGGGAGAGGGTAGCAAACTTTGCTCGTCTCTGCAGTAAAGGGAGCTAGCTCTCTTTTCTCAACCCCTTTCTTCACAAACTTAAAGTGGTAACTTTCCCTGCACTTGACCCGTGTGTCTCACAGGGTGACTCAAATACTAAGGCTAAGGAGAGATTCTAGACTTCCACCCCCTCCCTACCACACCCACCTCCCTTAAGGGacgtctgtgtcttcattcctttttcttcttcgtcgtctttttttttttttttttttggccgagccacCTGGCTTGTGGGATGATcatagctccccaaccagggatcaaacccatgcaccctgcagtggaagcgcggagtcttaaccactggaccaccagggaattccctgtgtcttcattcctAAGTTGTATGAGTTATACTTTTTAACATCAGCAAGGTATCTACAGTATTAGTTACTAATAACAGATTTtaactaaaatagaaaataatcttatgCCTCTTTGCACAGATGAGGGCAACATAGTATCATTTACCAAGTGACATGTAGTTTAATAAAAGTCACTGATTCATTCTCTTCTAAAAACTAAACACATTTTAACAGTATCTGTATGGTTTGTCTACTGTTAACATCTTTTAAATTGAGGCATTCATAAGTACTTAACTTCTGTAAACTAAAGTAACTATAAGCCTAAAATACAataaacatctgaaaaaaattgcttttctaaGACAAGATTACTAAAGTAATGAAAGTGTTGCTTCGGTTACTGAAACACCTAAATCATTTTTAAGCCAGGCCTGTGAGCACACAGAATTATTAATATGCTACTTATAGGTACGTACCCCACCAAGCATGCTGCATCCAAGCGCTAAAAATTTTATCTCCTCGATTTTGTCTTCGCAAGGATCCAACTGCAAGAGAGCTCTGAATTTTTCTACCGGCAGGCACAGATTTTTCCATTTCCGCTCAAGATCTGCTAATTCCACATATTCCTTGTGGCTACACTGTTTAGAAAACACAGCATGACACAATCTACGTTAAGTTTAAAAGCCCCAAGAAGTAATAGAACGCTCTTGAAGACTTAAACAGAGCACCCATCCCCTTTCAAATATGAACTCTGAATTCACTGCACCATtagccctggggaggggagggggggatgtGTGTGTCTGGGGACAGGGGATGCACAGGCAGAGAAGGGGGCTGGGAACTAGAGACTGGCAACAAGTTACTTCTCAAGAGAAAAAAGGACTGGGAAACAAACATGGCATAATGTTATGACTTAATAAAATGGGCACACAGACATGGCGTACATGATTCTCTATTGTCTGCCTGAAATACTTCACAATACAAATAAAACTccaataaatcaaataaaatccaACCCTGAAACATGCTAACAGTTAAATGGGGTAAATCTcaacactgaaaataaatttattccttCTACTCTTTTAGACAACTTCATGAAAACTGGTAACTCCTGTGATCTGCTAGCAATATTCTGCGTGAAAGAGGTTTGAGCAACTTTAGCATGTCTTTTCCCAAACTACCCCTTGCAGTGATTATTCGTTTTCCCTTAAACTAGACATgggaaaaatctagaaaaactAGAAATGGGAAAAATCTCGTTTCCAGAAGTCACTGCACCCCGAACAGGAACACAGGACTTCGAGATGTAGAATGGGGACGAGTCGCTTTAAAACTCAGGGTTATACCACTGAGGTTGTTTTTAGCAACACAGCCCAATcattcagataaaatacactttctaTGAACTTTCCAAGTGAGATGGTGGGTCTCGAGGGCTCTCAGGAGGGCTGGAAGCCAGACGCCCGAGGGCAATCTGTCTTTCAGATGAAGAAGGTGGCGGATTATGTTAGCATAGTTTTTACAAACACATATTTCAAGAAGGATCTTGCAACTCCCATGtctaaaatttcatattttcagatatttttcttagtctagcaGCCTCTTGCATCTGAATTCGGtagttaaaagaaattatatttctatataatcaTGAGTAGCTATCTTGGGTTCTTTAAACCAGAGAAAGGCCCTGAATCCAAGATTCCTTCTTTGAATAAACCTTGAAGGTTTACTGCAGGGAAGGCGGGGCTTGCACGGAGCTTTCTGTGGCGTTTTATCTCAAGTTCAGCTGACTGATAGCAAACTCTTATACCTGCTTGTGCAAAACTTTAAGGAGTCCTTGAGTCAGGCCTGTGTCTGTTTTCTGAGTAGCCATGGGTATTTCGATTCTGTCTTTTACAGGAAGTGGATCTCCTCTTGACAAAGCTGAAAAATACCTAACAACGACAGACATCTCTGAAGGCTCATCAGCACACAACCAGCCCCTGAATTCATGTACTTCTGTCAATGAACCCAGAGGGCGACAGTGATGAGGGAGGACAGTGCTGGGTGCCCTGGCCCAGCTCCTGTCCCGGCTCCTCCACTCAGCTCTCCGACTTCACCTCCacccgtgcctcagtttctctatctgcaCCGCATGGACAATGGCAGCCCCGGTCTCAGGGCCCTGGTAACAGGTGCTACACTTATCCAGCGAACGCCATCAGAGTCCTGAGACTGCCAGGGGATGTGGAGGTCGGGGCCCCGCATGACCCGAGTGCAAGGTCATGGTCCGTCATGCCACTTTGACAGTTGAGGGTCTTGGCCTTGCTTTTTGAGGGGCTTGATTTCAAGCATCTCTGCGCCTATTCAGCTCTAAGGCACCCAGAGCAGGGAAATCACTGTTTGGCTAAGTCAGGTGTGGACCTCCCCCTACCCTTCACTTTtcctgcctgttttttttttgtttgtttgttttttagtatttttttcccttaattgttCCTTTCTGGGACACGGATATTACTGCTTAAACTGGGAATAAGCTGGGGCACAGAGACAGTTTGGGGCAACAAGTCAGGAGGGGGTGTACACCTGGGCTCTGGCTGGAGGGGGGCAGGGTGCCAGGCAGGGTCCTTCTGTGAAACTCACTCCTCTTGGGCACGTGTCAGCCGGGGCCGGCGGCTGAAGCCACATCATTTGCTGCCCCCATGACTTTACCTCCATCAAAGAAATGACATatccaggaaaacaaaacactaaatcATCCACGGCCACAGGTAATAACTTAAAAGAtatgagtagggcttccctggtggcgcagtggttgacagtccgcctgccgatgcagcggacacgggttcgtgccccagtctgggaaaatcccacatgccgcggagcggctgggcccgtgagccacggccgctgagcctgcacgtccggagcctgtgctccgcaacaggagaggccacagcagtgagaggcctgtgtaccgaaaaagaaataaaaataaaagatatgagTAAtgatggctaccaaaggggaaatggtgGGTGGGGAGATAAactaggagcttgggattaacatacacactactctatgtaaaacagataaccaacaaggacctactgtagagcacagggaactcggctcaatattctgtaataccctatatgggtaaagaatctgaaaaagaatggatagaatcactttgctgtacagccgaaactaacgcaacactgtaaatcagttctactccaataaaatttttaaaaaagatatgagTAAACAGAGACATCTCTGATGTAACAAAATGTAGATAAATAGGTATTTGTTAGGCTAACAGAAATGTTATATCTCAtccccttcttctctctccacccctcAAATTTGACTTTGTTTTCACGCTTTTAGGACAAGTCCAGTCATATTTTGTGAATTTAATAGTCTGAGAGAAAGCTAAAAGGCAGGCAGTTAGACAAACGTGGACCTCAAGACCTACAGGGCCAGGTTGAGGGGGTGCTTCACTTTGCCATGTTCCGAATTAGGGTTTTCAACGATTTCGCGGACTTTACTCCTCACCACGCGTCAAACCAATCACCAGGCTCGGCCCAGCCTCTAGCGCAGCGCCCCTTCCCCAGGAAGGCACTGGCAGCGTCTGGAGACACTTCTGGTTGCCACAAGTTGGGGTGGATGGTGCTTCTGGCACCTGGTGGGGGCAGGTCAGCAGGCCACCAAGAACCCTCTAATCCACAGGACAGCCCCACGCCCCCCAAAGAGATGTCACTCCAAAGCAGCCATAGAGCTGAGGTGGAGGAAGCCTGCCTGAGTGGCCAGGCCAACTTGTGTCACATGCCCTCGAATATAAGGCGCACGTGAGCACAAGCCTTCAGGACTCAATGACATCATCATGTACAGCCAATTAGCCGCTGCGTcgtggcagaggctgggggtgaggcTCGTCTGAGAAGAACCCTCCCCTGAATGCGTGCTGGAACCTTCCACAGCAGTCTCTTCCAGACGCACCCTGGCTTTCTGCTTTGCTTTCCGGTGCTTTTCCCTTCCTGTCGTGGCCCTCATGTTATACgctgtttcctcttctgccttGTCTTAACCCCAATCACTACGAAATCTTTCAAAGACCAATTCACCCTCTTCTGGATGACATCTCTCCCTAACAGATTCTGTTCTGAGAGAGTTGGGACACATGACTAATGCTTGCTTTTTCTCCTAAACTCCAAAACTGCTCTTAAGAGTAATTAGCTGCATGGAACATTCAGAAATTTCTCGATTAAGCCTTTTAAATTAAAGTGAAGCTTAAAATAGTTGTCTCTAAAGTGTTACCAAATGTAatgttccaagaaaaaaaaaagattaaatcttGGAATGTTTGGTAGAGAACAAATAAACTCTTATGAATCAGTTGTATCTCTTATTTAGGCTTGAATAATGGTTAATACTAGAGGCCACAATTTTGGGCAAGAACCTTGAGAGAGTCTTTCAGAAGCAATAGACAGAAGCATTTGTCAGAAGGCAAAGTGCTGGATTAACCAGTAGCCTCTGGTGGCAGGTGCAGTAAGGGCCCCAAAGACATCCTCATCCTAATCCTGGAAGCTGTGGATCTTCTTCTACACGGTAACAGGGAGTTGGCAGATATTgagtgaggattttttttttgcggtacgcgggcctctcactgttgtggcctcctctcccgttgcggagcacaggctccggacacgcaggctcagcagccatggctcacgggcccagccgctccgcggcatgtgggatcttcccggaccggggcacgaacccgtgttccctgtatcggcaggcggactctcaaccactgcaccaccagggaagcccgagtgaggattttgagatgggaaaATCATCCTGGCTTATCAGGATGGttcctaaatgcaatcacaagtgtccctagaagagggaggcagaggtagATGTGAGGATGCCAGTATTGGCGATGGAGGTATGCCAGGAGCCAAACAATGCAAGGAATgcagctctagaagctggaaaaggcaaggggaGGGATCAGACTCTCCCTAGAACCTCCAGAGAGAGCAAAGTCCCACCAATATCTTGACTGTAGCCTGGggaaactgattttggacttttggcttccagaactgtaagagaataaacgTTTCTTGTTTTAAGCCAACATGTTTGGTGGTTATCTGTTAACAGCAGTCATAGGAAACTAATTCACTTTGGTCACACGGTTTAGGGAAGGTCAGCAAAATTTGACGGGCTAGTTACtaaaaaatattaagttaaattTATACTGATTCTTGGGACCACAAAATTGAGTTTCCGAGTCTGAATTTGTTTACTGAAAAAGGACAAAGAGCCTTCCTATAAAATCAACAGGGTTTATTTTAATGGTTCTAAGGTCTGTTGAGTTGTGACTTTTAAAGTATTAATGTCTGTTCCTGGAAATGGTTAGAATGTTTGCTGCAAGAAACTGCGAAGATTCATGTGTTGTGAACTAAGCTGGGCAGAGTTTGACCTTATAGCAGCCTTGGGATGGTTACCCCAACGTGAACCAGACCTTCTGGTTCCAATAAACTCCACAGGTACCTAATCCTGGAGGGTTCTCTGAAGACAAGGAACATAATCATAAGATTCCTCCTTGTAAAAATCAtttcacaaataaagaaactgtgaTAGTTTGACTTTGTAACACAATGCAGAAACTTTTTACCCAGTGtaactgttttataaattttagtcTACCTGCATAAATACCACTCTCCAACAATGGAGCTGTCATTGCTTTGTAGATAAATGAGCACTTTGCAGTAATTTCTGGTCTCGTGGTCAATAAAACCATGATGTTTCCTAGATGGTACTTTAAGGTGTAGATACCACCAATGCTAAAGTGAAAGTTTTGCCGGTACCCTAAGTGTCCCGAGCGTTGGACCACTGGTCCAGGAAGGATTCACTAGGCACGACTGGGCACGGGGACGGGCCGGCTCTCCCAGGCGCTGGCCCTGGGGCGCTTACCCCGCGGACCACTGCAGCACGTCGGCGGGCTGGGTGCGGATCGCAGCCTTGGTGAACTGCTTCAGGATGTCCGGCAGTTCCGGGGGAATGTGGATCTGCTGCGCGCAGAACATGGTGTCGGGAAGAGGCATCGCTCTCCGCAGACCAGGACCAAGCTGGGAAGAATCAAGGTGTGCTGCGGGTCGAGAAAGGGAGGGTTGGTCAGCCTGGGGCGCGGGGGAGACGCGACGGCCACGGGGCTCAGGGCCCGGGGTCCCGGGTCCGGAGTTTGGAGCCTGGGGGAGGACGGGGGTTTAGGGCGGGACCGAGGTCCGGGATCCTGAACCAGGTCGGGGTTCCAGGTTTAAACTGGGCCAGGCCTGGCCGCCCGCCTTTCCCCGGGTTTGGGGTGGGGCCGGGGCCAGGGCCCGGCCGGAATCCTAGGTTTGGGGGCGGGCCGAGAGGCCGGCTTCGTGAGGCGCGGACGGCCGACGA of Delphinus delphis chromosome 3, mDelDel1.2, whole genome shotgun sequence contains these proteins:
- the ROPN1L gene encoding ropporin-1-like protein — encoded protein: MPLPDTMFCAQQIHIPPELPDILKQFTKAAIRTQPADVLQWSAGYFSALSRGDPLPVKDRIEIPMATQKTDTGLTQGLLKVLHKQCSHKEYVELADLERKWKNLCLPVEKFRALLQLDPCEDKIEEIKFLALGCSMLGGSLNTAMKHLCEILTADPEGGPARIPFETFSYVYRYLSGLDWDISASDTESYLSSLKNSIDSRKDGMIGLSDFLRSKKENVENLEKKTQKT